One segment of Agromyces albus DNA contains the following:
- the lepB gene encoding signal peptidase I, translating into MTEETITTRSDRAGSALARRKRGTLLFLRDLLVIFVVAVLVSFLIKTFLIRSFFIPSQSMEETLVKDDRIIVNQLVPDLTPLERGDVVVFKDPGGWLPARVETPQPPLVAAVDWFLAFVGLSAPDSNDHLVKRVIGLPGDHIVCCNALGQMSVNGVPLDETYVALPPGESKVSRDDFDVEVRDDSLWVMGDNRYNSKDSRYNTETPLEGFVPIDNVVGRAFVVSWPIDHWMWLDNYPQVFDGVDEGTG; encoded by the coding sequence ATGACAGAAGAAACTATCACCACGCGATCAGATCGCGCGGGCTCGGCATTGGCGCGCAGAAAACGAGGCACTCTCCTCTTCCTGCGCGACCTGCTCGTCATCTTCGTGGTGGCCGTGCTCGTCTCGTTCCTCATCAAGACGTTCCTCATCAGGTCGTTCTTCATCCCATCGCAGTCGATGGAGGAGACCCTCGTGAAAGACGATCGCATCATCGTGAACCAGCTGGTTCCCGACCTCACGCCACTCGAGCGCGGCGACGTCGTCGTGTTCAAAGACCCGGGCGGATGGCTCCCGGCCCGCGTGGAGACGCCGCAGCCGCCACTCGTGGCCGCCGTCGACTGGTTCCTCGCGTTCGTGGGACTCTCGGCGCCCGACTCGAACGACCACCTCGTCAAGCGCGTCATCGGACTGCCAGGCGATCACATCGTGTGCTGCAACGCGCTCGGCCAGATGAGCGTGAACGGCGTGCCGCTCGACGAGACGTATGTGGCGCTGCCTCCGGGCGAGAGCAAGGTCTCCCGCGACGACTTCGACGTCGAAGTACGCGACGATTCGCTGTGGGTGATGGGCGACAACCGCTACAACTCGAAGGACTCGAGATACAACACCGAGACCCCGCTCGAGGGATTCGTGCCCATCGACAACGTCGTCGGCCGCGCCTTCGTCGTGAGTTGGCCCATCGACCACTGGATGTGGCTTGACAACTACCCCCAGGTGTTCGATGGTGTCGATG
- the rplS gene encoding 50S ribosomal protein L19 produces the protein MHILDQLDAASLRSDVPDFRPGDTVKVHVNIIEGTRSRVQVFQGVVIGRSGEGVRETFTVRKVSFQVGVERKFPVHSPVIDHIEVVTRGDVRRAKLYYLRKLRGKKAKIKEKRDN, from the coding sequence ATGCACATCCTCGACCAACTCGACGCAGCGAGCCTGAGGTCGGATGTCCCCGACTTCCGGCCCGGCGACACCGTCAAGGTGCACGTCAACATCATCGAAGGCACGCGCAGCCGCGTGCAGGTCTTCCAGGGGGTCGTCATCGGCCGTTCAGGAGAGGGCGTGCGCGAGACCTTCACGGTGCGCAAGGTCAGCTTCCAGGTCGGCGTCGAGCGCAAGTTCCCGGTGCACTCGCCCGTGATCGACCACATCGAGGTCGTCACGCGCGGCGACGTGCGCCGCGCGAAGCTCTACTACCTGCGCAAGCTCCGCGGCAAGAAGGCCAAGATCAAGGAGAAGCGCGACAACTAG
- the map gene encoding type I methionyl aminopeptidase: MIELRTPAEVEEMRPAGRFVASVLETTSRAAAVGVNLLELDAIAHEMIRTAGAESCYIDYHPSFGGSPFGKVICTSVNDAVLHGLPRDYTLRDGDLLTLDFAASVNGWVSDSALSMVVGTPRGGDLRLIDTTQRALAAGISAARPGNRIGDISRAIANVAKAEGYSINTDFGGHGVGRTMHGDPHIPNDGRPGRGLPLKPGLVIAIEPWFLETTDRIVTDADGWTLKSADGSRGAHSEHTIAVTEGEPIVLTARS; this comes from the coding sequence GTGATCGAACTGAGAACCCCTGCCGAGGTCGAGGAGATGCGGCCTGCCGGCCGCTTCGTGGCGAGCGTGCTCGAGACCACATCGCGAGCCGCCGCGGTCGGGGTCAACCTGCTCGAGCTCGACGCGATCGCGCACGAGATGATCAGGACGGCCGGCGCCGAGAGCTGCTACATCGACTATCACCCCTCGTTCGGCGGGAGCCCCTTCGGCAAGGTCATCTGCACCTCGGTGAACGATGCGGTGCTGCACGGCCTCCCCCGCGACTACACCCTCCGCGACGGCGACCTGCTGACCCTCGACTTCGCGGCGTCGGTGAACGGATGGGTCTCCGACTCGGCCCTCTCGATGGTCGTCGGCACGCCGCGAGGCGGAGACCTGCGGCTCATCGACACCACCCAGCGCGCCCTCGCCGCCGGAATCTCGGCCGCGCGCCCCGGCAACCGCATCGGTGACATCTCCCGAGCGATCGCGAATGTCGCGAAGGCCGAGGGCTACTCGATCAACACCGACTTCGGCGGGCACGGCGTCGGCCGCACCATGCACGGCGACCCCCACATTCCGAACGACGGCCGCCCGGGCCGAGGCCTGCCGTTGAAGCCGGGGCTCGTGATCGCGATCGAACCATGGTTCCTCGAGACGACGGACCGCATCGTGACGGATGCCGACGGCTGGACGCTGAAGAGCGCCGACGGATCGCGCGGCGCCCATTCCGAGCACACCATCGCCGTCACCGAAGGCGAGCCGATCGTGCTCACCGCGCGCAGCTGA
- the nirB gene encoding nitrite reductase large subunit NirB, which yields MSDNTLTRHLVVVGAGMVAHRFVESVRTRDPEGRWRITVIGEEDRLPYDRVGLTAFFDGATVDDLTLSREHFVDDERVTFLRGDAVVALDRDERRLRTASGTLVEWDELVLATGSYAASLAVDGFHLPGVFVYRTLDDLESLSSWVTERQDALDRPVRGIVVGGGLLGLEAAGALQGMDVEATIIQSSDRLMSAQLDAAGGEALARLIGARGIEVRTETITTRLDPGPHGGVAQLEFRDGSLAPADVVIFTVGVRPRDELARISGLKVDKRGGIVVDAGCRTSDPSIHAIGEVAAMEGRCVGLVAPGYAMAEVVATRLLGGEAEFPGYDLSTKLKLGGVDVASFGDAFGETPGALDVVYADPVAGVYKKLVLSDDASILLGGILVGDATAYASLRPLIGAKLGGDPSAYLLPETDGARPATGPLPDEALVCSCNAVSAGRIRSAVTDDGCTDVAGVKACTKAGAACGSCLPLVKRLVGAELEAAGVTLSSALCEHFASTRAQLFDQVRVAGLTTFSEIVTRFGTGRGCDICKPVVASILASQGAGHVLDGGRASLQDTNDHVMANLQKDGSYSVVPRIPGGEVTPEGLLVIGQVAKDFGLYTKITGGQRIDLFGARLEQLPEIWQRLVDGGFESGHAYGKSLRTVKSCVGSTWCRFGVQDSVGMAVELELRYRGLRSPHKLKLGVSGCARECAEARGKDVGVIATEQGWNLYVGGNGGFTPRHAQLLAEGLDSETLIRTIDRFLMYYIRTADRLQRTAPWLEELEGGLDALRAVIMDDSLGIADDLDAAMALHVDAYEDEWKATLDDPEKLKRFASFVNAPTTPDPSLAYTAERGQPRPATDAERESGGVLIAGTTLEVRR from the coding sequence ATGTCGGACAACACGCTCACGCGTCACCTCGTGGTGGTCGGCGCCGGAATGGTCGCCCACCGCTTCGTCGAGAGCGTGCGCACCCGCGACCCAGAGGGCCGCTGGCGCATCACCGTGATCGGCGAGGAGGACCGCCTCCCCTACGACCGCGTCGGGCTGACCGCATTCTTCGACGGTGCGACCGTCGACGACCTCACCCTCTCACGCGAGCACTTCGTCGACGACGAGCGCGTGACCTTCCTCCGCGGCGACGCGGTCGTGGCGCTCGATCGCGACGAGCGGCGCCTGCGCACGGCGAGCGGCACCCTTGTCGAGTGGGACGAGCTCGTGCTCGCCACGGGCTCGTACGCCGCATCCCTCGCCGTCGACGGCTTCCACCTGCCCGGCGTCTTCGTCTACCGCACGCTCGACGACCTCGAGTCCCTCTCCTCGTGGGTGACCGAGCGCCAGGACGCCCTCGACCGGCCGGTTCGCGGCATCGTGGTCGGCGGCGGGCTCCTCGGCCTCGAGGCCGCGGGAGCACTCCAGGGCATGGACGTCGAGGCCACCATCATCCAGTCGTCCGATCGCCTCATGTCGGCCCAGCTCGACGCGGCCGGCGGCGAAGCGCTCGCGCGCCTCATCGGCGCCCGCGGCATCGAGGTGCGCACCGAGACGATCACCACGAGGCTCGACCCCGGCCCCCACGGCGGTGTCGCGCAGCTCGAGTTCCGCGACGGCAGCCTCGCTCCGGCCGACGTCGTCATCTTCACGGTCGGCGTGCGCCCGCGCGACGAGCTCGCACGGATCTCCGGCCTGAAGGTCGACAAGCGGGGCGGCATCGTCGTCGACGCCGGATGCCGCACCTCCGATCCCTCGATCCACGCGATCGGAGAGGTCGCCGCGATGGAGGGCCGTTGCGTCGGCCTCGTTGCCCCCGGATATGCGATGGCCGAGGTCGTCGCGACCCGCCTGCTCGGCGGCGAAGCCGAGTTCCCCGGGTACGACCTCTCGACGAAGCTCAAGCTCGGCGGCGTCGATGTCGCGAGCTTCGGCGACGCGTTCGGCGAGACGCCCGGCGCGCTCGACGTCGTCTACGCCGACCCGGTCGCCGGCGTCTACAAGAAGCTCGTGCTCTCCGACGACGCCTCGATCCTGCTCGGCGGCATCCTCGTCGGCGATGCCACGGCCTACGCCTCGCTCCGGCCGCTCATCGGCGCGAAGCTCGGCGGAGACCCGTCGGCCTACCTCCTTCCCGAGACCGACGGCGCCCGCCCGGCCACCGGCCCGCTGCCCGACGAGGCGCTCGTCTGCAGCTGCAACGCCGTCAGCGCCGGGCGCATCCGGTCTGCGGTCACCGACGACGGATGCACGGATGTCGCGGGCGTCAAGGCGTGCACGAAGGCCGGCGCCGCGTGCGGCTCGTGCCTCCCGCTCGTCAAGCGCCTCGTCGGCGCCGAACTCGAGGCCGCGGGCGTGACCCTGAGCAGCGCGCTCTGCGAGCACTTCGCCTCCACTCGCGCGCAACTCTTCGACCAGGTGCGCGTGGCGGGACTCACGACGTTCAGCGAGATCGTCACGCGGTTCGGCACCGGGCGCGGCTGCGACATCTGCAAGCCCGTCGTAGCGAGCATCCTCGCGTCGCAGGGTGCCGGACACGTGCTCGACGGCGGCCGCGCCTCGCTCCAGGACACGAACGACCACGTCATGGCGAACCTGCAGAAGGACGGCAGCTATTCCGTGGTCCCCCGCATCCCCGGCGGCGAGGTGACGCCCGAGGGTCTCCTCGTGATCGGACAGGTCGCGAAGGACTTCGGGCTCTACACGAAGATCACCGGCGGCCAGCGCATCGACTTGTTCGGCGCGCGCCTCGAGCAGCTTCCCGAGATCTGGCAGCGACTCGTCGACGGCGGCTTCGAGTCGGGCCACGCCTACGGCAAGTCGCTGCGCACCGTCAAGTCGTGCGTCGGCTCCACGTGGTGCCGCTTCGGCGTGCAGGACTCGGTCGGCATGGCCGTCGAGCTCGAACTGCGCTACCGCGGCCTGCGGTCGCCGCACAAGCTGAAGCTCGGCGTCTCGGGATGCGCCCGCGAATGCGCGGAGGCCCGCGGAAAGGACGTCGGCGTCATCGCCACCGAACAGGGCTGGAACCTGTACGTGGGCGGCAACGGCGGGTTCACGCCGCGGCACGCGCAGCTGCTCGCCGAAGGGCTCGACTCCGAGACCCTCATCCGCACGATCGACCGGTTCCTGATGTACTACATCCGCACGGCCGACCGTCTCCAGCGGACCGCCCCGTGGCTGGAGGAGCTCGAGGGCGGCCTCGATGCCCTCCGCGCGGTCATCATGGACGACTCGCTCGGCATCGCCGACGACCTCGACGCCGCGATGGCGCTCCACGTCGACGCCTACGAAGACGAGTGGAAGGCGACGCTCGACGACCCCGAGAAGCTCAAGCGCTTCGCCTCGTTCGTCAACGCGCCGACGACGCCCGACCCCTCACTCGCCTACACCGCAGAGCGCGGGCAGCCCCGACCGGCGACCGACGCCGAGCGCGAGAGCGGTGGCGTGCTCATCGCCGGAACCACCCTGGAGGTACGCCGATGA
- the nirD gene encoding nitrite reductase small subunit NirD yields MTIADTARTMEPSRTSSWVPVCRVDDLEVERGAAALIEGDQLALFLLHDGSIHAVQQRDPYSGAYVMSRGIVGSRGDAPTVASPMFKQVFDLRTGTCLDTLGKERHDLRTWPVAVEQGIVHIRKDPR; encoded by the coding sequence ATGACCATCGCCGACACTGCCCGAACCATGGAGCCGAGTCGCACGAGCAGCTGGGTGCCCGTGTGCCGGGTCGACGACCTCGAGGTCGAACGAGGCGCGGCGGCGCTCATCGAGGGCGACCAGCTCGCCCTCTTCCTGCTGCACGACGGCAGCATCCACGCCGTCCAGCAGCGCGACCCGTACAGCGGCGCGTACGTCATGTCGCGCGGCATCGTGGGCAGCCGCGGCGACGCCCCGACCGTGGCCTCCCCGATGTTCAAGCAGGTCTTCGACCTTCGCACGGGAACGTGCCTCGACACCCTCGGCAAGGAGCGGCACGACCTGCGCACCTGGCCAGTCGCGGTCGAGCAGGGGATCGTGCACATCCGGAAGGACCCACGCTGA
- the cobA gene encoding uroporphyrinogen-III C-methyltransferase — protein sequence MLIGIDVTGRRVVAVGGGPVSARRVARFVDEGAEVVVVAPELDPALAVLVDEDRITWTARPVVRDDLADAWLVHTATGVPAVDHAVAAWADEARIFCVNAGHGDHGTARMTAETRSGDLIVGVVSEGGVDPRRSGAVRDAVADALAEGRLPVRRRRTGGPGRVVLVGGGPGAADLITLRGRRALAEADVVVTDRLGPRALLAELEPGVEIVDVGKAPGRHPVPQHEINRILVERALAGQHVVRLKGGDPFVFGRGGEEVAACLDAGVAVEVVPGISSAISVPQAAGIPVTHRGTAASMLLVNGHDDPTKATLAALADDTTTTVVLMGVERLGGFAEAAIAAGAPHDRPVAIVESGTTSSQRTTRATLGTVAAAAAAAGVQAPAVIVVGEVAAAGLLTRLSDPARSRTG from the coding sequence ATGCTCATCGGAATCGACGTCACCGGACGGCGCGTGGTCGCCGTCGGCGGCGGCCCCGTCTCGGCACGTCGAGTCGCGCGCTTCGTCGATGAGGGCGCCGAGGTCGTCGTCGTCGCACCTGAACTCGATCCGGCGCTCGCGGTGCTCGTCGATGAAGATCGCATCACGTGGACAGCGCGCCCGGTCGTGCGCGACGACCTCGCCGACGCGTGGCTCGTGCACACCGCGACCGGCGTGCCCGCCGTCGATCACGCGGTCGCCGCCTGGGCCGACGAGGCTCGGATCTTCTGCGTGAACGCCGGACACGGCGACCACGGCACCGCTCGCATGACGGCGGAGACCCGCTCGGGAGACCTCATCGTCGGCGTCGTCTCGGAGGGCGGCGTCGATCCCCGGCGCAGCGGCGCGGTGCGCGACGCCGTGGCCGACGCCCTCGCCGAGGGACGACTGCCCGTGCGGCGCCGGCGCACCGGCGGCCCCGGTCGAGTCGTGCTCGTCGGAGGCGGCCCCGGTGCCGCCGACCTCATCACCCTGCGCGGTCGGCGCGCACTCGCCGAAGCGGATGTCGTGGTCACCGACCGTCTCGGTCCGCGGGCGTTGCTCGCCGAGCTCGAGCCCGGCGTCGAGATCGTCGACGTGGGCAAGGCCCCCGGGCGGCATCCCGTTCCGCAGCACGAGATCAATCGGATCCTCGTCGAACGGGCGCTCGCAGGCCAGCACGTCGTGCGCCTGAAGGGCGGCGACCCGTTCGTGTTCGGCCGCGGCGGCGAGGAGGTCGCCGCATGCCTCGACGCCGGAGTGGCCGTCGAGGTCGTGCCCGGCATCTCGAGCGCGATCTCCGTGCCGCAGGCCGCCGGCATCCCGGTCACGCACAGGGGCACCGCCGCGTCGATGCTGCTCGTCAACGGTCACGACGACCCCACCAAGGCGACCCTCGCGGCACTCGCCGACGACACGACGACGACCGTCGTGCTCATGGGCGTCGAGCGGCTCGGCGGCTTCGCCGAGGCAGCGATCGCCGCGGGTGCTCCGCATGACCGGCCCGTCGCGATCGTCGAGAGCGGCACGACGTCGTCGCAGCGCACCACCCGGGCGACCCTCGGCACCGTCGCCGCCGCCGCGGCTGCAGCCGGTGTGCAGGCGCCAGCCGTGATCGTGGTAGGCGAGGTCGCCGCAGCCGGACTCCTCACTCGACTCTCCGACCCCGCGCGGAGCCGCACCGGATGA
- a CDS encoding uroporphyrinogen-III synthase, giving the protein MTNAPPTPGTPLLGCVILITADRRSAELGAALERRGARVVHAPALTIEPHIGDEALIEQTLQVIATPPDVVVATTGVGFHGWMETADSAGLLDDLHAALAGARFIARGPKARGAIQQAGFSADWVAESETSSELGTYLLDEGISGLRVVVQHHGSGSDGLDEAFRGAGADVTSLVVYRWGPPPDPGLVARSVRSAAEGAYDAVLFTSAPGADAWLDAAIAEDTLEGILDQEARGTLLIAAVGPITAGPLELAGMSPRVPDRGRLGSLVRSVVSHFAERRSSAIDTAAGVLEVRRGGALLDGELMPLTRTGHAVLTALAEAGGDVVNRSQLLASLPGATSDVHAVEVAVARIREACGAKGLIQTIVKRGYRLAVTSREEA; this is encoded by the coding sequence ATGACGAACGCCCCTCCCACGCCTGGGACGCCCTTGCTCGGTTGCGTCATCCTGATCACCGCCGATCGCCGATCGGCGGAACTCGGCGCCGCCCTCGAGCGGCGTGGAGCGCGTGTCGTGCACGCCCCGGCTCTCACGATCGAACCGCACATCGGCGACGAAGCCCTCATCGAGCAGACGCTCCAGGTCATCGCCACTCCTCCCGACGTCGTCGTCGCGACGACCGGCGTCGGGTTCCATGGTTGGATGGAGACCGCCGACTCTGCCGGCCTCCTCGACGACCTGCACGCCGCACTCGCGGGCGCGAGGTTCATCGCGCGAGGCCCGAAGGCCCGCGGCGCCATCCAGCAGGCCGGATTCAGTGCCGACTGGGTCGCCGAGTCCGAGACCTCGTCGGAGCTCGGTACGTACCTGCTCGACGAAGGCATCTCCGGACTCCGCGTCGTCGTCCAGCACCACGGCTCCGGTTCCGACGGGCTCGACGAGGCCTTCCGCGGCGCGGGTGCCGACGTGACGAGCCTCGTCGTCTACCGCTGGGGTCCTCCGCCCGATCCCGGGCTTGTCGCCCGTTCGGTGCGCAGCGCCGCGGAGGGCGCCTACGACGCCGTGCTCTTCACGTCAGCGCCGGGCGCCGACGCGTGGCTCGACGCGGCCATCGCCGAGGACACGCTCGAGGGCATCCTCGATCAGGAGGCGCGCGGCACCCTGCTGATCGCCGCGGTCGGCCCGATCACAGCGGGTCCGCTCGAGCTCGCCGGGATGTCGCCTCGAGTGCCCGACCGCGGTCGGCTCGGGTCGCTCGTGCGCTCGGTCGTCTCGCACTTCGCCGAGCGCCGATCCTCGGCGATCGACACGGCCGCCGGAGTGCTCGAGGTGCGGCGCGGCGGTGCCCTGCTCGATGGTGAGCTGATGCCCCTGACACGAACCGGTCACGCCGTGCTCACTGCACTCGCCGAAGCGGGCGGTGACGTCGTGAACCGCTCCCAGCTCCTGGCATCGCTTCCGGGCGCGACGAGCGACGTGCATGCCGTTGAGGTCGCCGTCGCGCGGATCCGCGAGGCGTGCGGGGCGAAGGGTCTCATCCAGACGATCGTGAAGCGGGGCTACCGACTCGCGGTGACCAGCCGGGAGGAAGCATGA
- a CDS encoding sirohydrochlorin chelatase → MTTLIACSHGTNDAAGRMAIRSIVDGIRRARPALSVHEAFVDVQRPDVGEVVSLLDPEGDAIIVPLLLSTGYHVRVDIARAAGAAASQVGVAASLGPHPVLAEILVERLVQAGATPADHVVLAAAGSSDPRAADDVERLATLLRASWPGTVTIGYGASATPSVPTAVAAARATSGGRVVIASYLLAPGYFHDRLLEAGADVVSAPLAPDPRLAELAIDRYRSARLPLTGANRTAGIGAR, encoded by the coding sequence ATGACCACCCTCATCGCGTGCTCGCACGGAACGAACGACGCGGCCGGGCGGATGGCGATCCGCTCGATCGTCGACGGGATTCGTCGCGCCCGGCCGGCGCTCTCGGTGCACGAGGCGTTCGTCGACGTGCAGCGACCCGACGTCGGCGAGGTCGTCTCCCTGCTCGACCCCGAAGGCGACGCGATCATCGTGCCGCTCCTGCTCTCGACGGGATACCACGTGCGCGTCGACATCGCGCGGGCGGCAGGGGCCGCGGCCTCGCAGGTCGGCGTCGCCGCCTCGCTCGGGCCGCACCCCGTGCTCGCCGAGATCCTCGTCGAGCGGCTCGTCCAGGCCGGAGCGACGCCGGCAGACCACGTGGTGCTCGCAGCTGCCGGGTCGAGCGACCCGCGGGCCGCCGACGACGTCGAACGACTCGCGACGCTGCTTCGGGCGTCCTGGCCGGGAACCGTGACCATCGGCTACGGCGCAAGCGCCACCCCGAGCGTTCCCACCGCGGTCGCCGCCGCTCGCGCGACGAGTGGGGGTCGCGTCGTGATCGCGTCGTACCTGCTCGCCCCGGGCTACTTCCACGACCGGTTGCTCGAAGCCGGCGCCGACGTCGTCTCGGCGCCGCTCGCACCGGATCCCCGCCTCGCCGAGCTCGCCATCGACCGCTACCGCTCCGCCCGGCTCCCGCTCACGGGCGCGAATCGAACTGCGGGCATCGGCGCACGCTGA
- a CDS encoding sirohydrochlorin chelatase, protein MSGTGPDDGNAIVDPPLTLLAVTHGAPSADNRSAIIGLVDAVAAEVPAVQIGISFVDAQNSDVAAALAQHASTPAVIVPLVLSAGFHVRTGLSQGINQLPPGGPGLAEPLGPDPRIVEVLAERLEAIGLGPSDAIVLAAAGSNDPRAVRECFETGRLLGARLGRAVTVGFIAAAIPRLPDAIEMIREVHPGSRVIVATYLLAPGAFNDAANAVGADAVSEPLMLPGRPAPGPIVELVVDRYLAAVERLGRHLS, encoded by the coding sequence ATGAGCGGGACTGGGCCTGACGATGGCAACGCGATCGTCGACCCGCCGCTCACGCTCCTCGCGGTGACCCACGGCGCGCCGTCGGCCGACAACCGCTCGGCCATCATCGGCCTCGTCGACGCCGTGGCCGCCGAGGTCCCTGCGGTCCAGATCGGCATCAGCTTCGTCGACGCGCAGAACTCGGATGTCGCTGCAGCACTCGCGCAGCACGCCAGCACGCCCGCCGTGATCGTGCCGCTCGTGCTCTCGGCGGGCTTCCACGTTCGAACCGGGCTCTCACAGGGCATCAACCAGCTGCCCCCAGGGGGCCCCGGACTCGCCGAGCCGCTCGGACCCGACCCGAGGATCGTCGAGGTGCTCGCCGAACGGCTCGAGGCCATCGGTCTCGGTCCGTCCGACGCCATCGTGCTCGCGGCCGCCGGCTCGAACGACCCGCGTGCGGTGCGCGAATGCTTCGAGACCGGGCGCCTGCTCGGTGCCCGGCTCGGTCGCGCCGTCACGGTCGGGTTCATCGCCGCAGCGATCCCGCGCCTGCCCGACGCGATCGAGATGATCCGCGAGGTGCATCCGGGGTCGCGGGTCATCGTGGCCACCTACCTGCTCGCGCCCGGTGCGTTCAACGACGCCGCGAACGCGGTCGGCGCCGATGCGGTCTCCGAGCCGCTGATGCTTCCGGGCCGCCCGGCACCCGGCCCGATCGTCGAGCTCGTCGTCGACCGGTACCTGGCGGCGGTCGAGCGCCTCGGACGGCACCTGTCCTGA
- the trmD gene encoding tRNA (guanosine(37)-N1)-methyltransferase TrmD gives MRIDIVTIFPEFFSVLDVSLLGRARQAGILQVAAHDLREHTHDRHRTVDDTPYGGGAGMVMKPEPWGEALDALVTDESVLIVPSPAGEPFTQQIARELAHAPHLVFACGRYEGIDQRVVDHYSSRIPVRLISLGDYVLNGGEVAVMAMIEAVGRLVPGVVGNPESLVEESHEDGLLEYPSYTKPAVWRGLEVPPVLLSGNHGAVAAWRREQQIERTRRVRPELLDDRG, from the coding sequence ATGCGGATCGACATCGTCACGATCTTCCCCGAGTTCTTCTCGGTGCTCGACGTGTCGTTGCTCGGGCGCGCCCGGCAGGCCGGCATCCTCCAGGTCGCAGCCCATGACCTGCGCGAGCACACCCACGACCGTCACCGCACGGTCGACGACACGCCCTACGGCGGCGGTGCCGGCATGGTCATGAAACCCGAGCCGTGGGGCGAGGCGCTCGACGCGCTCGTCACCGACGAGTCGGTGCTCATCGTGCCATCGCCCGCCGGTGAGCCGTTCACGCAGCAGATCGCCCGCGAGCTCGCGCACGCGCCGCATCTCGTGTTCGCCTGCGGTCGTTACGAGGGCATCGACCAGCGGGTCGTCGATCACTACTCGAGTCGCATCCCGGTCCGCCTCATCAGCCTCGGCGACTACGTGCTGAACGGCGGGGAGGTCGCCGTGATGGCGATGATCGAGGCCGTCGGACGACTCGTGCCCGGTGTCGTCGGCAACCCAGAGAGCCTCGTCGAGGAGTCGCACGAAGACGGCCTCCTCGAGTATCCGAGCTACACCAAGCCGGCCGTCTGGCGGGGGCTCGAGGTGCCTCCCGTGCTGCTCTCGGGCAACCACGGCGCCGTCGCCGCCTGGCGGCGCGAGCAGCAGATCGAGCGCACCCGGCGCGTGCGTCCCGAGCTGCTCGACGACCGAGGCTGA
- the rimM gene encoding ribosome maturation factor RimM (Essential for efficient processing of 16S rRNA): MSDAPGTQLRVGRLTKAHGLKGAIKIELYTDDPDRRFVPGAVFTLQVPDTSPWHGKSLTLRELRWYNGHAVGFFEGIDDRTAAEGLAKAILWVEASGEETPEDDAWYDHQLVGLAVVRDGERIGEVSHVEHLPAQDLLIVKARGREVMVPFVSAIVPEVDLAAGTLTVTPPPGLFEELPEAEAEPESDVGASEVGASDDAQQAEASESTAAGRGDDTGDHAGA; this comes from the coding sequence GTGTCCGACGCACCAGGCACGCAGCTCCGAGTCGGTCGTCTCACGAAGGCGCACGGGCTCAAGGGCGCCATCAAGATCGAGCTCTACACCGACGACCCCGACCGACGGTTCGTGCCCGGCGCGGTCTTCACCCTGCAGGTGCCCGACACGTCGCCGTGGCACGGCAAGAGCCTCACGCTCCGTGAGCTCCGCTGGTACAACGGGCACGCCGTCGGCTTCTTCGAGGGCATCGACGACCGCACCGCCGCAGAGGGTCTCGCCAAGGCGATCCTCTGGGTCGAAGCGAGCGGTGAAGAGACCCCCGAAGACGACGCGTGGTACGACCACCAGCTCGTGGGGCTCGCCGTCGTCCGCGACGGCGAGCGCATCGGCGAGGTCAGCCACGTCGAGCATCTTCCGGCGCAAGACCTGCTGATCGTGAAGGCGCGCGGCCGTGAGGTCATGGTGCCGTTCGTCTCGGCGATCGTGCCCGAGGTCGACCTCGCCGCCGGCACGCTCACCGTGACGCCGCCGCCGGGGCTCTTCGAGGAGCTGCCCGAAGCTGAGGCTGAGCCCGAGTCCGACGTCGGTGCTTCCGAGGTCGGTGCTTCCGACGACGCGCAGCAAGCCGAGGCATCCGAGTCGACCGCGGCTGGCAGGGGCGACGACACCGGCGACCACGCCGGCGCGTAG
- a CDS encoding RNA-binding protein, translating into MLQSALEHLVKGIVDHPDDVKVVSASSARGEVLEVHVNPEDLGRVIGRAGRTAKALRTLVTALADGRRVRVDVVDTDD; encoded by the coding sequence TTGCTCCAGTCCGCGCTCGAACACCTCGTCAAGGGGATCGTCGATCACCCTGACGATGTGAAGGTCGTCTCCGCGTCGAGCGCACGCGGCGAGGTCCTCGAGGTTCACGTGAACCCCGAGGACCTCGGTCGCGTCATCGGCCGTGCCGGCCGCACCGCGAAAGCGCTCCGCACCCTCGTCACCGCCCTCGCCGACGGCCGCCGCGTTCGCGTCGACGTCGTCGACACCGACGACTGA